In one bacterium genomic region, the following are encoded:
- a CDS encoding L,D-transpeptidase family protein — MRHFFRCLSVFALVMAAGCASKQPPTRAKAPEAAKPSLTGLQQALEVYKRIASNGGWPTVSATKLQKGDTGAGVLSLRKRLAVTGDLPKGKQDGNVFDDDVEQALMRFQERHGFDPDGVAGKETLAALNVPVEDRVRQLQVGLAARERLPKDLGDPAVIVNVPDYRLKVIDGGKKALEMKVVLGQRKEWQTPLLDSQIKYLIFNPKWNVPDGIFEKEMIHHLRKNPDYLAKNNMVVLGNVDGKTQAVDAATIDWTKVSARNPGYRIVQREGAGNSLGRVKFMFPNPYAVYLHDTPQKGFFKRQMRALSHGCVRVEKPMELAEYLLKDDPEWPREKIEKAIASRRNRDVPLPKPVDVHIIYITTWVDDQGRVNFRDDVYGKDAELASELGL; from the coding sequence ATGCGTCATTTTTTCCGTTGCCTGTCGGTTTTTGCGCTCGTGATGGCCGCCGGCTGCGCCTCCAAACAGCCCCCGACAAGGGCCAAGGCGCCGGAGGCCGCGAAACCTTCCCTGACCGGACTCCAGCAGGCCCTCGAGGTTTACAAGAGAATCGCCTCCAACGGGGGCTGGCCGACGGTTTCCGCAACCAAGCTTCAGAAGGGTGATACGGGAGCGGGGGTCCTCTCTCTGAGAAAGCGTCTCGCGGTGACCGGAGATCTTCCAAAGGGAAAACAGGACGGAAACGTCTTTGACGACGACGTCGAACAGGCGCTGATGCGATTTCAGGAACGGCACGGCTTCGACCCGGACGGCGTCGCCGGCAAAGAGACCTTGGCGGCCTTGAACGTCCCCGTCGAGGACCGCGTCCGGCAGCTCCAAGTCGGCCTCGCCGCGCGGGAGCGTCTGCCCAAGGATTTGGGAGACCCCGCCGTCATCGTCAACGTCCCGGACTACCGCTTGAAGGTGATCGATGGAGGCAAGAAGGCCCTCGAGATGAAAGTCGTCTTGGGGCAACGCAAGGAGTGGCAAACCCCCCTCTTGGACAGCCAGATCAAGTACCTGATTTTCAATCCCAAGTGGAACGTCCCCGACGGTATCTTTGAGAAGGAAATGATCCACCACCTGCGGAAGAATCCGGACTATCTGGCTAAGAACAACATGGTGGTTTTGGGAAATGTGGACGGGAAGACCCAGGCGGTCGACGCCGCGACCATCGACTGGACGAAGGTCAGCGCCAGAAACCCGGGCTACCGGATCGTCCAGCGCGAGGGAGCCGGCAATTCGCTGGGCCGGGTCAAGTTCATGTTTCCGAATCCCTACGCCGTCTATCTGCACGACACCCCGCAGAAGGGCTTCTTCAAGCGGCAAATGCGGGCCTTGAGCCACGGATGCGTGCGTGTCGAGAAGCCGATGGAACTTGCCGAATATCTTCTCAAGGACGATCCGGAATGGCCGCGCGAAAAGATCGAAAAAGCCATCGCCTCGCGCAGGAATCGGGACGTCCCGTTGCCGAAGCCGGTCGACGTCCATATCATCTACATCACCACTTGGGTGGACGATCAGGGCCGCGTCAACTTCCGAGACGACGTCTATGGCAAGGACGCCGAGCTCGCCTCCGAACTGGGCCTCTAA
- a CDS encoding 50S ribosomal protein L11 methyltransferase, with the protein MAPPSYHAVRVGASLEETDLLQGRLYDLGCLGLEESEKDGRVVLKAYFDARVPLAEFLEILQRRLPDASILDATTIGLTDATFLPAPFEPFPLVSSVRVVPPKELQGSSPDAVRSANDIVLMPGPAFGTGRHETTRLVARALWHLVPPPASALDVGTGSGILAILAKKMGIPRVEAVEISEEAIENARGNFLRNGCATIPLLRSVTEASGPYEAVLGNLLTPTILHLKAELLRVLAPKGRMILSGITHDEAGQVEEAFRGFRLLERNDAEDWCCLTLARPD; encoded by the coding sequence ATGGCCCCGCCGTCGTACCATGCCGTGCGCGTCGGCGCATCCCTGGAAGAAACGGACCTCCTGCAAGGGCGTCTTTACGATTTGGGTTGTCTGGGGCTCGAGGAGTCCGAAAAGGACGGCAGGGTCGTTCTCAAGGCCTATTTTGACGCCCGGGTCCCCCTCGCCGAATTCTTGGAAATTTTACAACGCCGGTTGCCGGACGCCTCCATCCTGGACGCGACGACCATCGGTCTGACCGACGCGACGTTTCTCCCCGCCCCTTTCGAGCCGTTTCCGCTCGTCTCCAGCGTCCGGGTCGTTCCGCCGAAGGAACTACAAGGAAGTTCCCCCGACGCGGTACGCTCGGCGAACGACATCGTCCTCATGCCAGGTCCGGCCTTCGGGACGGGGAGGCATGAGACCACGAGGCTCGTTGCGCGGGCCCTCTGGCACTTGGTTCCGCCGCCCGCCTCGGCGCTGGATGTGGGGACCGGCAGCGGCATCCTCGCGATCCTGGCCAAGAAAATGGGAATTCCCAGGGTTGAGGCCGTCGAGATCTCGGAGGAAGCCATCGAGAATGCCCGGGGGAATTTTCTCAGAAACGGCTGCGCGACGATCCCGCTCCTGCGCTCCGTGACGGAGGCGTCCGGGCCTTATGAGGCCGTTTTGGGCAACCTGCTCACGCCGACGATCCTGCATCTCAAGGCCGAGTTGCTCCGGGTTCTCGCGCCGAAGGGCCGGATGATCCTCTCCGGAATCACGCACGATGAAGCCGGTCAAGTCGAGGAAGCCTTCCGCGGTTTCCGGCTCCTGGAGCGGAACGACGCCGAGGATTGGTGTTGCCTGACGCTCGCGCGCCCGGATTGA
- a CDS encoding peptidylprolyl isomerase yields MIKKGSTVKIHYTLSVDGVILDSSAEGDPLVYVQGSGQIIPGLEYELEGLKAGDKKEVTVAPEKGYGSVDPNAFQKVPRGAFENAKDLKVGDMVSGQMGEQVFNAVVSDLSLEEITLDFNHPLAGKVLRFAVEVVDVTA; encoded by the coding sequence ATGATTAAAAAAGGCTCCACCGTGAAGATCCATTACACGCTTTCCGTCGACGGCGTGATCCTCGACAGCTCGGCCGAGGGGGACCCCTTGGTCTACGTCCAGGGATCGGGACAGATCATCCCCGGACTCGAGTACGAGCTCGAGGGGCTCAAGGCCGGCGACAAGAAGGAGGTCACGGTCGCGCCCGAGAAGGGTTACGGCTCCGTGGACCCCAACGCCTTTCAAAAGGTGCCTCGGGGCGCCTTCGAAAACGCGAAGGATCTCAAGGTGGGCGACATGGTGAGCGGCCAGATGGGCGAACAGGTGTTCAACGCGGTCGTCTCGGACTTGAGCCTGGAAGAGATCACGCTCGACTTTAATCACCCGCTGGCGGGCAAGGTGCTTCGTTTCGCGGTCGAAGTGGTCGATGTCACCGCCTGA
- a CDS encoding deoxyhypusine synthase: protein MPSKSDYLKRPIEHIDVKKHDLTGYVDSLQGLAFQARNLHRGAQIFDRMVADPDAAVILCLAGSIVSAGLKQVVVDMVESRMVDAIVSTGANIVDQDFFEGLGFKHYIGSPAVDDNLMRDLHIDRIYDTFIDEDELRVCDETTGKIADELPPRPYSSREFIREMGRYLDGLGKKIPSIVHSAYKNDVPIFCPAFSDCSAGFGLVMHQTKNPDRHVSIDSAKDFKELTEIKINSGQSGLFMIGGGVPKNFAQDIVVAADLLGKEVPMHKYAVQITVADERDGGLSGSTLREASSWGKVDTALEQMVYAEATLAMPLIVSYVYHRGTWKNRKERRFSRLFEKTGLPTGAAKASATASR from the coding sequence ATGCCATCCAAATCCGACTACCTGAAGCGCCCCATCGAGCACATCGACGTCAAGAAGCACGATCTCACCGGGTATGTCGACTCCCTGCAGGGTTTGGCTTTCCAGGCCCGCAACCTCCACCGGGGGGCGCAAATCTTCGATCGGATGGTCGCCGACCCCGACGCCGCCGTCATCCTCTGCCTCGCCGGCTCCATCGTCAGCGCGGGACTCAAGCAGGTCGTCGTCGACATGGTCGAGAGCCGCATGGTCGACGCCATCGTTTCCACCGGCGCCAACATCGTCGATCAGGACTTCTTCGAGGGACTCGGGTTCAAACACTACATCGGCTCGCCGGCCGTGGACGACAACCTCATGCGGGATCTCCACATCGACCGCATCTACGACACCTTCATCGACGAGGACGAGCTGCGCGTCTGCGACGAAACCACCGGCAAGATCGCGGACGAACTCCCGCCCCGGCCGTATTCCTCGCGCGAGTTCATCCGCGAGATGGGGCGCTACCTCGACGGTCTGGGCAAGAAGATCCCCTCGATCGTGCATTCGGCCTACAAGAACGACGTGCCCATCTTTTGCCCGGCCTTCTCGGACTGCAGCGCGGGCTTCGGCCTCGTCATGCATCAGACCAAGAACCCGGACCGGCACGTGTCGATCGACTCGGCCAAGGATTTTAAGGAACTCACGGAGATCAAGATCAATTCAGGCCAATCGGGCCTCTTCATGATCGGCGGGGGCGTTCCCAAAAACTTCGCGCAGGACATCGTCGTGGCGGCGGATCTTCTGGGCAAGGAGGTCCCCATGCACAAGTACGCGGTCCAGATCACGGTCGCGGACGAGCGGGACGGGGGGCTTTCGGGCTCGACGCTCCGCGAAGCGAGCTCCTGGGGCAAGGTGGACACGGCCCTGGAACAGATGGTCTACGCAGAGGCGACGCTCGCCATGCCATTGATCGTCAGCTACGTCTATCATCGGGGAACGTGGAAGAACCGCAAGGAACGGCGTTTCTCGCGTCTCTTTGAAAAGACCGGGCTCCCCACAGGCGCCGCCAAGGCATCCGCCACGGCAAGCCGTTAG
- a CDS encoding TolC family protein, giving the protein MRRNSPLRSPFFSALAVSFFFCLGAAPVKLSLSQAMTLALERQVEVIVADERVRQALNRITQARSVLLPQLNGSASIVRQTANLEARGIRIPGQDPLVGPFNTFDARLSATQAIFDVAAIQRLRAMKAGRDVSEAERRKAEQDAMALAASFYLEARRGQDQIALAQSLLHLAERRLTVAREGQSAGSGTELDVLQLESDVADRREGLAAAKTRALEARLDLQAALGLPEDRAIAFTPGDPFPKAGEPTDDQIAAAVSGHPDVDISEKTAIQRKRETLVEKADFFPRLSVAADYGASGSSPSNSEGTYTFGGQLTVPFFRGGLRSGRIREARSRERESAARKDDAARQTEAKARTARENLKQAVYLLAAARSDQSEAERRFALAQDRLASGAGSSLELTEAEAGSAAARDRTREAEASALLARVQLEHALGRLDDLIDPKGSP; this is encoded by the coding sequence GTGAGACGAAATTCGCCCCTACGTTCTCCTTTTTTTTCCGCTCTCGCCGTCTCTTTTTTCTTCTGCCTCGGCGCCGCCCCCGTCAAACTGAGCCTGTCTCAGGCCATGACGTTGGCGCTGGAGCGTCAGGTGGAGGTGATCGTCGCCGACGAGCGCGTCCGGCAGGCGTTGAACCGCATCACCCAGGCCCGTTCGGTCCTTCTTCCGCAATTGAACGGTTCGGCTTCGATCGTCCGGCAGACGGCGAATCTTGAGGCCAGAGGCATCCGCATTCCCGGACAAGACCCGTTGGTTGGGCCCTTCAACACGTTCGATGCGCGGCTGTCGGCGACCCAGGCGATCTTCGACGTCGCGGCGATCCAGAGACTGCGCGCGATGAAGGCGGGACGGGACGTCTCGGAGGCGGAGCGCCGGAAGGCCGAACAGGACGCGATGGCCCTGGCGGCATCGTTCTATTTGGAGGCGCGCCGCGGTCAGGATCAGATCGCGCTGGCGCAATCCCTTTTGCATTTGGCCGAGCGAAGGCTGACCGTGGCGCGCGAAGGCCAAAGCGCGGGTTCGGGCACGGAGCTGGACGTCCTTCAATTGGAATCGGACGTGGCCGATCGGCGCGAGGGCCTGGCGGCCGCGAAGACCCGGGCCCTCGAGGCTCGATTGGACCTCCAGGCGGCGCTCGGACTGCCGGAGGACCGGGCCATCGCCTTCACTCCGGGGGATCCCTTTCCGAAAGCGGGCGAGCCGACGGACGACCAGATCGCTGCGGCCGTCTCCGGACATCCGGACGTCGACATTTCGGAAAAAACCGCCATCCAGCGTAAAAGGGAAACCTTGGTCGAAAAGGCGGATTTTTTCCCGCGCCTGTCCGTCGCCGCCGACTACGGCGCGAGCGGCAGTTCGCCGTCAAATTCGGAGGGAACCTATACCTTCGGGGGGCAGCTGACCGTTCCGTTCTTTCGCGGGGGCTTGCGCTCGGGACGCATTCGCGAGGCCCGGAGCCGCGAGCGCGAAAGCGCCGCGAGAAAGGACGACGCCGCCCGTCAAACCGAGGCCAAGGCCCGGACGGCCCGCGAGAATCTCAAACAGGCCGTCTATCTGCTCGCGGCGGCGCGCAGCGATCAAAGCGAGGCCGAGCGGAGATTCGCGCTCGCGCAGGACCGCCTGGCCAGCGGGGCCGGAAGTTCCCTCGAACTGACCGAAGCCGAGGCCGGTTCCGCCGCCGCGCGCGACCGGACCCGGGAGGCCGAGGCCTCCGCGCTCTTGGCGCGGGTTCAACTGGAACACGCCCTGGGGCGCCTCGACGATTTGATCGACCCGAAAGGAAGCCCATGA
- a CDS encoding HlyD family efflux transporter periplasmic adaptor subunit yields the protein MKALAIALALLLTSVSSGCRLGRDSELRLSGTLEMTEHTVGARVAGRITTLNFDEGQEVTKSQLLATLDRFEQAQRDIERLKRQLSQGGVSQQAVEQGDLNVDDQRVLSPVDGVVLVKVRETGEIVAAGGPVAVIGDTASVWVRVYVPEGSIARVRLGTPASISFDGASRDVPGKVIYIAPQAEFTPRNVQSEDERVTQTFAVKVALDRPEPWLKPGIAADVTLKLEARP from the coding sequence ATGAAAGCCCTCGCGATCGCTCTTGCTCTCTTGCTGACGTCGGTTTCCTCCGGCTGCCGGTTGGGTCGGGATTCCGAACTGAGGCTCTCCGGGACCCTCGAGATGACCGAGCATACCGTCGGCGCCCGGGTGGCCGGCCGCATCACGACCCTGAACTTCGACGAAGGCCAGGAGGTAACAAAAAGCCAGCTGTTGGCGACCCTGGACCGTTTCGAACAGGCTCAAAGGGACATCGAGCGCCTCAAGAGACAGTTGAGTCAAGGCGGCGTGTCTCAGCAGGCGGTCGAGCAGGGGGACTTGAACGTCGATGACCAGAGAGTCCTCTCTCCGGTCGACGGCGTCGTTCTGGTCAAGGTCCGAGAGACCGGCGAGATCGTCGCCGCCGGGGGCCCGGTCGCCGTCATCGGAGACACGGCGAGCGTCTGGGTGCGCGTGTACGTGCCCGAAGGAAGCATCGCCCGCGTGCGCCTGGGAACCCCGGCATCGATCTCCTTCGACGGCGCCTCGAGAGACGTGCCAGGCAAGGTCATCTACATCGCCCCGCAAGCCGAATTCACGCCGCGGAACGTTCAATCCGAAGACGAGCGCGTGACCCAGACCTTTGCCGTGAAGGTGGCGCTGGACCGGCCCGAGCCATGGCTCAAACCCGGCATCGCCGCCGACGTCACCTTGAAGCTCGAGGCCCGGCCGTGA
- a CDS encoding ABC transporter ATP-binding protein, with amino-acid sequence MSGDSGGIAIEAKDLTRLFGGVTAVDHVSFQIRYGEIFGFLGANGAGKSTTIRMLCGILEPTSGTARVAGFDVVEDPERIKESIGYMSQKFSLYSDLTVDENLEFYGSIYQLSGQDLKTRMQEVLELTGLKPWQYHRADQLSGGWKQRLALANALLHKPRILFLDEPTAGIDPLSRRALWEVLYRIAHGGVALFVTTHYMEEAERCNQIAFISRGRLLTLGTPQELKTKVGGKLLEVECRPLMKGSSVFGRLDGVTGVTAYGTTLHLNVTDETQVKGEIRAAAAKEDIEVTNVRPIAASLEDVFAALTEGSDEAP; translated from the coding sequence GTGAGCGGCGATTCCGGCGGCATCGCCATCGAGGCCAAGGATCTCACGCGACTCTTCGGCGGCGTCACCGCGGTCGATCACGTGAGTTTTCAAATCCGGTACGGCGAGATCTTCGGCTTCCTGGGAGCCAACGGCGCCGGCAAGAGCACCACCATCCGCATGCTCTGCGGCATCTTGGAGCCGACCTCGGGAACGGCGCGCGTGGCGGGCTTCGACGTCGTCGAGGACCCCGAGAGGATCAAGGAGTCCATCGGTTACATGTCGCAGAAATTCAGCCTCTACAGCGACCTGACGGTCGACGAGAACCTCGAATTCTACGGAAGCATCTATCAGCTCTCGGGACAGGACTTGAAGACGCGGATGCAGGAGGTCTTGGAATTGACGGGGCTCAAGCCCTGGCAATATCATCGCGCCGATCAACTTTCCGGCGGTTGGAAGCAGAGGCTGGCCTTGGCCAACGCCCTCCTGCACAAGCCCCGCATCCTCTTCCTGGACGAGCCGACGGCCGGCATCGACCCGCTCTCGCGCCGGGCGCTTTGGGAAGTGCTCTACCGCATCGCCCACGGAGGCGTCGCCCTCTTCGTCACGACGCATTACATGGAAGAGGCCGAGCGCTGCAATCAGATCGCCTTCATCAGCCGGGGAAGACTGCTGACCCTGGGCACGCCGCAGGAATTGAAAACGAAGGTCGGCGGCAAATTGCTGGAGGTCGAATGCCGGCCGCTCATGAAGGGGTCGAGCGTCTTCGGCAGGTTGGACGGCGTGACCGGCGTCACCGCCTACGGGACGACGCTCCATTTGAACGTCACCGACGAGACCCAGGTCAAAGGAGAGATCCGGGCGGCGGCCGCGAAGGAGGACATCGAGGTCACGAACGTCCGTCCGATCGCCGCCTCTCTCGAGGACGTCTTCGCCGCGCTTACGGAGGGCAGCGATGAGGCGCCTTAA
- a CDS encoding ABC transporter permease encodes MRRLKAILWKEVLHILRDPRTLMMIIMMPAMQLTIYGYAINTDVKHIRSAVFDEDRSPLSRRLVQAFEQSAYFDFREHARSQSELQRMLDRGDAKAALHIPPDFAKDLLAGRNALLQLLVDGTDSNPANTALNTSQAIVIAFMQKENLVPAAVAPVDFRPRLWYNPDLKSVYFMVPGLVGLLLQVLIPMITATAIVREKERGNIEQLLVTPIRRWELMLGKLIPYVGIGMVIALLIVTAARFLFSVPIRGNLFTLMATSFLFLSVCLGVGLFASTVANNQQQAAQMVMFLVPPSILLSGFIFPRESMPRLIYYLSFGIPLTYYLTIVRGIILKGLGWMDLWKQILPLVVMSIGVLTMSVLKFRKRLS; translated from the coding sequence ATGAGGCGCCTTAAGGCCATCCTGTGGAAGGAAGTCCTCCACATCCTCCGCGACCCGCGGACGCTCATGATGATCATCATGATGCCCGCAATGCAGTTGACGATCTATGGCTACGCCATCAACACGGACGTCAAACACATCCGCTCGGCCGTCTTCGACGAGGACAGGAGCCCCTTGAGCCGCCGACTCGTGCAGGCCTTCGAGCAATCCGCCTATTTCGATTTCCGGGAACACGCCCGATCCCAGTCGGAGCTCCAGCGGATGCTCGACCGGGGAGACGCCAAGGCGGCCCTGCACATTCCGCCGGATTTCGCCAAGGACCTCCTCGCGGGACGCAATGCACTTCTGCAACTTCTGGTCGACGGCACCGATTCGAATCCGGCCAATACCGCCTTGAACACGAGCCAGGCCATCGTCATAGCCTTCATGCAAAAGGAAAATCTCGTGCCGGCCGCCGTCGCGCCGGTCGATTTCCGCCCGCGCCTCTGGTACAACCCGGACCTGAAAAGCGTCTATTTCATGGTGCCAGGACTCGTGGGCCTGCTCCTGCAGGTCTTGATCCCGATGATCACCGCCACGGCGATCGTGCGCGAGAAGGAGCGGGGGAACATCGAGCAGCTGCTGGTCACCCCGATCCGGCGCTGGGAACTGATGCTCGGGAAACTGATCCCCTACGTCGGCATCGGGATGGTCATCGCCCTCCTGATCGTCACGGCGGCGCGCTTCCTCTTCTCGGTCCCGATCCGCGGGAATTTATTCACGCTGATGGCCACGTCCTTCCTCTTCCTGTCGGTCTGCCTGGGAGTGGGGCTCTTCGCCTCAACGGTGGCGAACAACCAGCAACAGGCGGCCCAGATGGTCATGTTCCTCGTGCCGCCGTCGATCCTCCTTTCGGGCTTCATCTTCCCTCGGGAGAGCATGCCGCGGTTGATCTATTATTTGAGCTTCGGAATCCCTCTCACGTACTACCTGACCATCGTGCGCGGCATCATCCTGAAGGGATTGGGGTGGATGGATCTCTGGAAACAGATCCTGCCTCTCGTGGTCATGTCGATCGGCGTCCTGACGATGAGCGTGCTGAAGTTCCGCAAGCGCTTGAGCTGA
- a CDS encoding NAD(P)/FAD-dependent oxidoreductase, translating into MPARVYKTDLAKESWDAVVIGSGIGGLSAAALLAREGRRVLVLERHYVAGGFTHTFERKGYRWDVGIHYVGEMQRKNSVLRKVCDAVSGGRLTWAPMPEVYDRAVFHQNGRDEVYDFVAGRENLKSRLKDYFPGEGPVIDGYFDLVDEVSRAARGYFMEKALPPIPAAVAAPFLRRRFLKLSDRTTWDVLSSLTKNEKLIGVLASQYGDYGLPPRRSSFAIHAIVARHYYEGGSYPAGGAESIAEAIFPEIEGAGGRVLVKAEVAEILVENGRAAGVRLANGDRIAAKTVVSDAGVFNTFGKMLPSPLSESLGLTRKLRQVSPSLAHVCLYIGLKGTAADHGLPASNFWVYPGYDHDANIANYIRDPEAPLPVTYISFPSAKDPDWDRKHPGTATMEAVGFVPYEWFEKWRDTPWMKRGGDYEGLKSKLAGRLLENVYRMVPQIRGKVDYSEVSTPLSTRHFANYDHGEIYGLDHTPERFRLRWLRPRTPVDGLYLTGQDVASVGFGGALMGGVLAASVVLGKNVLEGILRK; encoded by the coding sequence ATGCCCGCACGCGTTTACAAAACCGATCTGGCGAAAGAGTCCTGGGATGCCGTCGTCATTGGTTCGGGCATCGGGGGGCTGTCCGCCGCCGCATTGCTCGCCCGCGAAGGCCGCCGCGTTCTGGTTTTGGAGAGGCACTACGTCGCCGGCGGGTTCACGCATACCTTTGAGCGCAAGGGGTACCGGTGGGACGTCGGCATCCACTACGTGGGCGAGATGCAGCGGAAAAACTCGGTCCTTCGGAAGGTCTGCGACGCCGTCTCCGGGGGAAGGCTCACCTGGGCGCCCATGCCGGAGGTCTACGACCGGGCGGTCTTTCATCAGAACGGCCGCGACGAGGTCTACGACTTCGTGGCCGGGCGCGAGAACCTCAAGTCCAGGCTTAAGGATTATTTCCCCGGAGAAGGCCCCGTGATCGATGGTTATTTTGATCTCGTGGACGAGGTGTCACGGGCCGCCCGCGGGTATTTTATGGAAAAGGCCCTTCCACCGATTCCCGCCGCCGTGGCCGCGCCCTTCCTCCGGCGCCGATTCCTCAAGCTGTCCGACCGGACGACCTGGGACGTGCTCTCGTCCTTGACGAAAAACGAGAAACTGATCGGCGTCCTGGCGTCGCAGTACGGCGACTACGGACTTCCCCCCCGCCGGTCGAGCTTCGCCATCCATGCCATCGTCGCAAGGCACTACTATGAGGGCGGTTCCTACCCGGCGGGAGGCGCGGAGTCCATCGCGGAAGCCATCTTTCCGGAGATCGAAGGCGCCGGGGGGCGCGTCTTGGTCAAGGCCGAGGTTGCGGAGATCCTGGTCGAGAACGGTAGGGCCGCGGGCGTCCGGCTCGCCAACGGGGACCGGATCGCCGCCAAGACCGTCGTGAGCGACGCGGGGGTCTTCAATACGTTCGGAAAAATGTTGCCCTCACCCCTCTCCGAATCCCTCGGCCTGACCCGGAAGCTCCGTCAGGTCTCGCCTTCTCTTGCCCACGTTTGCCTCTACATCGGACTCAAGGGCACGGCCGCGGACCACGGGCTGCCGGCGTCCAATTTTTGGGTCTATCCCGGCTATGACCACGACGCGAACATCGCAAATTACATCCGCGACCCCGAAGCCCCCCTTCCCGTCACCTATATTTCGTTTCCCTCGGCCAAGGATCCGGACTGGGACCGGAAACACCCCGGAACGGCGACGATGGAGGCCGTGGGATTCGTCCCTTATGAATGGTTCGAGAAATGGCGGGACACGCCCTGGATGAAGCGCGGCGGCGATTACGAGGGCCTGAAATCCAAATTGGCGGGCCGCCTCCTTGAAAACGTCTACCGCATGGTTCCGCAGATCCGGGGGAAGGTGGACTATTCGGAGGTATCGACCCCCCTGTCGACGCGGCATTTCGCGAATTACGATCACGGCGAAATCTACGGGCTCGATCATACGCCCGAACGCTTCCGGCTGCGTTGGTTGAGGCCCCGCACGCCGGTGGACGGCCTTTATTTGACGGGACAAGACGTCGCCTCTGTCGGTTTCGGCGGGGCGCTGATGGGAGGGGTTCTCGCGGCCTCCGTGGTGTTGGGGAAGAATGTCCTGGAAGGCATTCTCAGGAAGTGA
- the yacG gene encoding DNA gyrase inhibitor YacG — protein MAAAPRCPHCLGPSRWEDNPHRPFCCERCRMIDLGHWLKGDYKLPEDANRLSEEEIAVLERESKESTVH, from the coding sequence ATGGCCGCGGCACCCAGGTGTCCTCATTGTCTCGGGCCGAGCCGGTGGGAGGACAACCCTCACCGTCCTTTCTGCTGCGAACGCTGCCGGATGATCGACCTGGGCCACTGGCTGAAGGGCGACTACAAGCTGCCGGAGGACGCCAACCGCCTCTCCGAGGAAGAAATCGCCGTCTTGGAGCGGGAGTCCAAGGAATCAACGGTGCACTAG
- a CDS encoding YciI family protein: protein MYVLIGYDAPNGQELRKLHREAHLEKLRALARAGKIVAAGPFTDGSGSLIVFDVATKTEVELIAKTDPYVMHRVFERYEIKPFEKVLP, encoded by the coding sequence ATGTATGTACTTATCGGATATGACGCCCCAAATGGTCAAGAGTTACGGAAGCTTCACCGGGAGGCCCACCTCGAAAAGTTAAGGGCCCTCGCCCGGGCGGGCAAGATCGTGGCTGCGGGTCCGTTCACCGATGGTTCCGGAAGCCTGATCGTGTTCGACGTGGCGACCAAGACGGAGGTGGAGTTGATCGCGAAGACCGACCCCTACGTGATGCACCGGGTGTTCGAGAGATACGAGATCAAGCCGTTCGAGAAGGTCTTGCCTTAA
- the lipA gene encoding lipoyl synthase, whose product MDLPVLNSQPDRQRLPRWLVKPFGFSENIHALKSRLRARGLHTVCEEARCPNLGECWSRRTATFMILGDVCTRHCGFCSVTAGKPAPVDAEEPAKVAEMVSLLELKHVVITCVARDDLEDGGAAHFVNVIQAIRSREPGCKVEILTTDFGMNRDAMETVCHARPDVFNHNLETVRRLSPRVRHRASYENTLGFLRRVKDFDPSMATKSGLMLGLGETRAEVLTAMEDLRNAGCSILTIGQYLRPESRNLPVVAYVEPKVFEDYEKIGYDMGFESVASGPFVRSSYHADAMVPHGI is encoded by the coding sequence ATGGATCTCCCTGTATTGAATTCCCAGCCGGATCGTCAACGACTTCCTCGCTGGCTCGTGAAACCGTTCGGCTTTTCGGAAAACATCCATGCCCTGAAGTCCCGCTTGCGCGCGCGCGGCCTTCACACTGTTTGCGAAGAGGCCCGATGCCCGAATCTCGGCGAATGTTGGTCCCGTAGGACGGCCACGTTCATGATTTTGGGCGACGTCTGCACGCGGCACTGCGGTTTCTGTTCCGTGACCGCCGGCAAGCCGGCCCCGGTCGACGCCGAGGAGCCCGCGAAGGTCGCCGAAATGGTGTCCCTTTTGGAGCTTAAACACGTCGTGATCACCTGCGTGGCCCGGGACGACTTGGAGGACGGCGGGGCGGCCCACTTCGTGAACGTCATTCAAGCGATCCGTTCGCGCGAGCCGGGTTGCAAGGTGGAAATTCTGACGACGGACTTCGGCATGAATCGAGACGCGATGGAGACGGTCTGCCATGCGCGGCCGGACGTGTTCAATCACAACCTCGAAACGGTTCGCCGCCTCTCGCCGCGCGTCCGCCACCGGGCGAGCTACGAGAACACGCTCGGGTTCCTGCGCCGCGTCAAGGACTTCGATCCTTCGATGGCGACCAAATCGGGCCTCATGCTGGGCCTGGGCGAGACGCGCGCGGAGGTCCTGACGGCGATGGAGGACCTGAGGAACGCCGGTTGTTCGATTCTCACCATCGGCCAATACTTGAGGCCGGAGTCCCGGAATCTGCCGGTCGTCGCATACGTCGAACCCAAGGTTTTCGAGGATTATGAAAAGATCGGATACGACATGGGCTTTGAATCCGTCGCCTCCGGCCCCTTTGTCCGTAGCTCCTACCACGCCGACGCGATGGTCCCCCATGGAATTTGA